In Ancalomicrobiaceae bacterium S20, the following proteins share a genomic window:
- the eno gene encoding phosphopyruvate hydratase, protein MTAIVDIVGRQILDSRGNPTVEVDVVLEDGSFGRAAVPSGASTGAHEAVELRDGDKSKYLGKGVTKAVDAVNGEIYDAIAGFDAEDQNKIDETLIALDGTPNKARLGANAILGVSLAVAKAAAEAANLPLYKYVGGPSARVLPVPMMNIINGGVHADNPIDFQEFMIMPAGAPTFSEGLRWGAEVFHTLKAELKKAGHNTNVGDEGGFAPNLASATAALDFVVAAIEKAGFKPGQDIYLALDCAATEFFKDGNYVYEGEGVTRSPAEQAAYLADLASKYPIISIEDGMSEDDWHGWKLVTDKIGKSVQLVGDDLFVTNSTRLRQGIAQGVANSILVKVNQIGSLTETLDAVDTAHRAAYTAVMSHRSGETEDSTIADLAVATNCGQIKTGSLARSDRLAKYNQLLRIEQMLGDTARYAGRSILKG, encoded by the coding sequence ATGACCGCCATCGTCGATATCGTCGGCCGCCAGATCCTCGACAGCCGTGGCAACCCGACCGTCGAGGTCGACGTCGTGCTCGAGGACGGCTCCTTCGGCCGCGCCGCGGTGCCGTCGGGCGCCTCCACCGGCGCCCATGAGGCGGTCGAGCTGCGTGACGGCGACAAGTCGAAGTATCTCGGCAAGGGCGTCACGAAGGCCGTCGACGCCGTCAACGGCGAGATCTACGACGCGATCGCCGGCTTCGACGCCGAGGACCAGAACAAGATCGACGAGACGCTGATCGCGCTCGACGGCACGCCGAACAAGGCCCGCCTCGGCGCCAACGCCATCCTCGGAGTCTCGCTGGCGGTGGCCAAGGCGGCAGCGGAAGCCGCGAACCTGCCGCTCTACAAGTACGTCGGCGGCCCGAGCGCCCGCGTCCTGCCGGTGCCGATGATGAACATCATCAACGGCGGCGTGCATGCCGACAACCCGATCGACTTCCAGGAATTCATGATCATGCCGGCCGGCGCGCCGACCTTCTCGGAAGGCCTGCGCTGGGGTGCGGAAGTATTCCACACCCTCAAGGCCGAGCTGAAGAAGGCCGGCCACAACACCAACGTCGGCGACGAGGGCGGCTTCGCCCCGAACCTCGCCTCGGCGACCGCCGCGCTCGACTTCGTCGTCGCCGCGATCGAGAAGGCCGGCTTCAAGCCGGGCCAGGACATCTACCTCGCGCTCGACTGCGCCGCGACCGAGTTCTTCAAGGACGGCAATTACGTCTATGAGGGCGAGGGCGTGACCCGTTCGCCGGCCGAACAGGCGGCCTATCTCGCCGATCTCGCGTCGAAGTACCCGATCATCTCGATCGAGGACGGCATGTCCGAGGATGACTGGCACGGCTGGAAGCTCGTGACCGACAAGATCGGCAAGTCGGTCCAGCTCGTCGGCGACGACCTGTTCGTGACCAACTCGACCCGCCTGCGCCAGGGCATCGCCCAGGGCGTCGCCAACTCGATCCTGGTCAAGGTCAACCAGATCGGCTCGCTGACCGAGACGCTCGACGCCGTCGACACCGCCCACCGCGCCGCCTATACCGCGGTCATGTCGCACCGCTCCGGCGAGACCGAGGACTCGACCATCGCCGATCTCGCGGTCGCGACCAACTGCGGTCAGATCAAGACCGGCTCGCTCGCCCGCTCGGACCGGCTCGCCAAGTACAACCAGCTCCTGCGCATTGAGCAGATGCTCGGCGACACCGCGCGCTATGCGGGTCGCTCGATCCTGAAGGGCTGA